A region of Reichenbachiella carrageenanivorans DNA encodes the following proteins:
- a CDS encoding cbb3-type cytochrome c oxidase N-terminal domain-containing protein, whose protein sequence is MNNFKTYIKGLGVCMLLLLTGPISFAQSEGSTIALLNTTEMMIILVLFVMLLVLLVAFYLLTILQVMVREDGIRKAKEKGLAYIEEPSAWSKFYDSLTGAVPIEKENTIVLDHDYDGIKELDNHLPPWWTYMFYACIVFAVIYMFLYHVSGTLPLQTQEYEIAMAEAQANKASAEADGNAVDESNIVFSEDPAVISSGKTVYNRNCVACHKAAGEGGIGPNLTDDYWLHGGSIQEIYNTIKNGVPDKGMIAWGEVLSPAKMNDVTSYIHTLKGTNPAGAKEPQGELYTEKAETE, encoded by the coding sequence ATGAATAATTTTAAAACATATATAAAGGGTCTTGGGGTTTGTATGCTATTGCTCCTGACTGGCCCGATATCATTCGCACAATCGGAAGGCTCGACCATAGCTTTGCTCAACACCACTGAAATGATGATTATTCTGGTGCTCTTTGTGATGCTTTTGGTACTGCTAGTAGCTTTTTACCTTTTGACCATACTACAAGTCATGGTGAGAGAAGACGGCATCAGAAAGGCAAAAGAAAAAGGACTAGCTTATATAGAAGAACCCAGTGCTTGGTCTAAATTTTATGATAGCCTCACAGGTGCCGTACCTATTGAAAAAGAAAATACCATTGTACTAGATCACGACTACGATGGCATCAAGGAACTAGACAATCACTTGCCTCCATGGTGGACATACATGTTTTATGCATGTATCGTATTTGCTGTCATCTATATGTTTCTCTATCATGTGAGTGGCACACTTCCACTACAAACACAAGAATATGAAATAGCCATGGCAGAAGCGCAAGCCAATAAAGCTTCTGCTGAAGCAGATGGTAATGCTGTAGACGAATCAAATATTGTATTCTCCGAAGATCCCGCAGTCATCTCTAGTGGAAAAACCGTCTACAACAGAAATTGTGTAGCTTGTCACAAAGCCGCTGGTGAAGGCGGAATAGGCCCTAACCTGACAGATGACTATTGGCTACATGGTGGCAGCATTCAAGAAATCTACAACACTATAAAAAATGGTGTGCCAGACAAAGGAATGATCGCATGGGGCGAAGTACTCTCCCCTGCTAAAATGAATGATGTAACCTCTTATATTCACACACTAAAAGGCACCAATCCTGCAGGGGCTAAAGAACCTCAGGGAGAATTATACACAGAAAAAGCAGAAACAGAATAA
- the ccoS gene encoding cbb3-type cytochrome oxidase assembly protein CcoS, protein MKILIILIVVSLVIALIFLALFIWSVKSNQYEDTDSPSIRILYDDKPREDSLDI, encoded by the coding sequence ATGAAAATTCTAATCATATTGATTGTGGTGAGTTTGGTGATCGCATTGATCTTTTTGGCGCTATTTATATGGTCTGTAAAATCGAATCAATACGAAGACACAGACTCTCCGTCGATACGCATCCTCTATGATGACAAACCCAGAGAGGACTCTTTAGATATATGA
- the ccoN gene encoding cytochrome-c oxidase, cbb3-type subunit I: MELEKFSYDNKIVKYFTIASIVFGVVAMLAGLTAAIQLFYPAFNFDLQYTTFGRVRPLHTNAIIFGFVGNAMFAGVYYSLQRLLKARMYNDTLSWINFYGWQLILLAAAITLPLGYTTSKEYAELEWPIDIAITLIWVVFGINMIGTIIKRRERHMYVAIWFYIATFVTVAVLHIVNSVEIPVTLFKSYSWYAGVQDALVQWWYGHNAVAFFLTTPFLGIMYYYLPKAANRPVYSYRLSIIHFWSLIFIYIWAGPHHLLYTSLPDWAQSLGVVFSIMLLAPSWGGMLNGLMTLRGAWDRVREDPVLKFMVVAVTAYGMATFEGPMLSLKNVSAIAHYTDWIVAHVHVGGLGWNGFLIFGMFYWLVPKMWKTELFSRSLANTHFWLGTLGIIFYALPLYIAGITQASMWKQFDADGFLVYKNFLETVVQILPMYMLRAVGGSLYLSGVLIMIFNLMKTAGKGSFVSDEAAEAPALEKKVITGGHWHSVLERKPIIFTVLSLIAILIGGLIEMVPTFLIKSNVPTIASVKPYTPLELHGRDIYIREGCNNCHSQMIRPFRDETERYGEYSKAGEFVYDHPFLWGSKRTGPDLAREGVGKLKKSNSWHFYHMLDPGQVSEGSIMPSYPWLFEQMIDKELTPGKINALRTVGVPYAEGYENTANDDLAAQAKGITENLAAEDIEISDDAEIIALIAYLQRLGKDITVKD; the protein is encoded by the coding sequence ATGGAACTCGAAAAATTTAGTTACGACAATAAAATTGTCAAGTACTTCACTATTGCCTCCATTGTATTTGGAGTGGTGGCTATGCTGGCAGGTCTCACTGCTGCTATTCAGCTATTCTATCCAGCCTTCAATTTCGATCTGCAGTATACTACTTTTGGTCGTGTCAGGCCGTTGCACACCAATGCTATCATCTTTGGTTTTGTCGGCAATGCCATGTTTGCAGGGGTATATTATTCGTTGCAGCGCTTACTCAAAGCCCGTATGTATAACGACACCCTCTCATGGATAAATTTCTATGGTTGGCAGCTTATTTTATTGGCAGCAGCCATCACCTTACCATTGGGCTATACAACTAGTAAAGAATATGCCGAATTAGAATGGCCTATAGATATTGCCATCACTTTGATTTGGGTCGTATTTGGGATCAACATGATTGGTACCATAATAAAAAGACGTGAACGGCATATGTATGTAGCCATCTGGTTTTATATAGCCACATTCGTTACAGTTGCCGTGCTCCATATTGTCAATTCAGTAGAAATCCCAGTGACCTTATTCAAGAGTTACTCTTGGTATGCAGGTGTACAAGACGCACTCGTCCAATGGTGGTATGGTCACAATGCAGTCGCATTTTTCTTGACTACCCCATTTTTGGGAATCATGTACTACTACCTGCCAAAAGCTGCCAACAGACCCGTTTACTCCTATAGGCTATCGATCATTCATTTTTGGTCTTTAATATTTATATACATCTGGGCTGGCCCCCACCATTTGCTCTACACCTCTTTGCCTGACTGGGCACAATCATTAGGAGTTGTCTTTTCCATTATGCTATTGGCTCCATCCTGGGGGGGCATGCTCAACGGGCTAATGACCTTAAGAGGCGCTTGGGATCGGGTAAGAGAAGATCCCGTTTTGAAATTTATGGTCGTAGCCGTGACCGCCTATGGTATGGCTACCTTCGAGGGGCCGATGCTTTCGCTAAAAAATGTAAGTGCTATAGCCCATTATACTGACTGGATCGTCGCTCACGTACACGTGGGAGGATTGGGTTGGAATGGCTTCTTAATCTTCGGAATGTTCTATTGGCTCGTGCCAAAAATGTGGAAGACAGAGCTCTTTTCACGTAGCTTGGCCAATACCCACTTCTGGTTGGGTACACTGGGTATTATATTCTATGCTCTACCCTTATACATAGCAGGTATCACCCAAGCTTCTATGTGGAAGCAGTTCGATGCTGATGGATTCTTGGTTTATAAAAACTTCTTAGAAACAGTAGTTCAGATTCTACCCATGTATATGCTAAGAGCCGTTGGAGGAAGTTTGTACCTATCTGGTGTACTCATCATGATATTCAACCTGATGAAGACTGCTGGTAAAGGTTCTTTTGTGAGCGATGAAGCAGCAGAAGCTCCCGCGCTAGAGAAAAAAGTAATTACTGGCGGGCACTGGCACAGTGTATTGGAAAGAAAGCCAATCATATTTACTGTATTATCATTAATTGCCATTCTGATCGGGGGTCTAATAGAAATGGTACCTACCTTTTTGATCAAATCTAATGTACCTACAATTGCTTCGGTAAAACCATATACTCCACTAGAATTACACGGCAGAGACATCTACATCCGCGAAGGCTGTAACAATTGCCACTCGCAAATGATCCGTCCTTTCCGTGACGAAACCGAGCGATACGGTGAGTACTCTAAAGCAGGAGAATTTGTCTATGATCACCCCTTCTTGTGGGGATCGAAAAGAACAGGTCCAGATTTGGCTCGTGAAGGTGTAGGCAAATTAAAGAAATCAAACTCTTGGCATTTTTATCACATGCTTGATCCAGGGCAAGTTTCGGAGGGTTCTATTATGCCTTCTTACCCTTGGCTATTTGAGCAAATGATCGATAAAGAATTGACACCTGGCAAAATCAATGCCCTCAGAACGGTAGGTGTACCGTATGCAGAGGGTTATGAAAACACAGCCAACGACGACCTTGCGGCGCAAGCCAAGGGTATTACTGAAAACCTGGCAGCAGAAGACATTGAGATCTCTGACGACGCAGAAATCATTGCACTGATTGCTTACTTGCAACGCCTAGGTAAAGACATTACTGTAAAAGACTAA
- a CDS encoding heavy metal translocating P-type ATPase, with the protein MNQTTAPDKTTCYHCGEDCKGQPLWHDERTFCCFGCQTVFELLAEKDLCDYYSFENNPGNQLSHFFKDKYIFLDDEEIVQHLLDFKSAELAKITFSIPSIHCSSCIWLLENIRKFDDGILHTKIDFSKKRLAIDYNPAKTSLRKIADLLYQLSYEPEISLDRKTQAPTTNHKTRDLKIGIAGFCFGNIMLLAFPDYLGIELDSEFIAYFTYISLGLSLPVLLYCSSEFFTSAISGLRKRLLNIDLPIAIGILALFGRSLFEIITETGSGYLDSLSALVFFLLIGRWVQNKTYEGLAFDRNFKSYFPLAVQKIIGDNKKSTLVTQLEINDLIEIRNEEIIPCDAVLMSTEALIDYSFVSGESAPNLVTEGAKLYAGGKIKGASAQMTVIKPVSQSYLTQLWNHSSFDEAKSGDTPSLIDQVSRYFTPIVLCIALVAGIYWSFADSSKVLFVVSSVLIVACPCALALAAPFTLSATMNTLGQCKMYLKGTAVIEKLWEIRKIVFDKTGTITTGDNQNIEWHGRTLAPAERAAIMALASQSVHPLSMQLHAHLHRGEPVQTVSGYQEEKSKGLSGIINNQSVKMGSASFVGTTTPASDGAVIAIAINEEVLGYYLIQSKYRTGLKAMIDQLATRFSFAVLSGDNETEKQNLTALFPRHTPLAFNQSPEDKLQAIQAFEYQEKTIMIGDGLNDAGALKASYVGISVAENMSSFTPASDVIIMGNQLTKLPQFLKLVHQSKKIILAGFMVSFGYNIVGLSLAVAGYITPVIAAILMPVSSISVVLLSTLGVKYLSSRLKLKA; encoded by the coding sequence TTGAACCAGACCACAGCACCAGACAAAACCACCTGCTACCACTGCGGAGAAGACTGCAAAGGCCAACCGCTGTGGCACGATGAACGCACCTTTTGCTGCTTTGGCTGTCAGACCGTATTTGAACTTTTGGCGGAAAAAGACCTTTGCGATTATTATAGTTTTGAAAATAATCCTGGCAATCAGCTCAGCCATTTTTTTAAGGATAAATACATCTTTCTGGACGACGAGGAGATCGTGCAGCATTTGCTGGATTTCAAATCAGCCGAGTTGGCAAAAATCACTTTTAGCATCCCCTCGATCCATTGCAGCAGTTGCATTTGGCTATTAGAAAACATACGAAAGTTTGACGACGGCATTTTGCATACCAAGATCGACTTCTCCAAAAAACGACTAGCGATAGATTATAACCCTGCCAAAACTAGTCTACGCAAAATAGCCGACCTACTCTACCAGCTCAGCTATGAACCTGAAATTTCGCTCGACCGCAAAACACAGGCTCCCACCACCAACCACAAGACACGCGATCTCAAAATCGGCATTGCAGGCTTTTGCTTTGGCAATATTATGCTACTGGCATTTCCAGATTATCTAGGTATCGAACTAGACTCTGAGTTTATTGCCTACTTCACATACATCAGTCTTGGGCTCTCGCTTCCAGTTCTGCTTTATTGCTCAAGCGAATTTTTCACCTCAGCGATCAGCGGCCTGCGCAAGCGGCTCCTCAATATAGACCTGCCCATCGCCATTGGCATCCTGGCTCTTTTTGGCAGAAGTCTATTTGAAATAATCACCGAAACTGGATCTGGATATTTAGACTCATTATCCGCCTTGGTGTTCTTTTTGCTCATCGGACGATGGGTGCAAAACAAGACCTATGAGGGACTTGCCTTTGACAGGAATTTCAAATCCTACTTTCCACTAGCTGTACAAAAAATCATTGGCGACAATAAAAAAAGTACGCTTGTGACTCAGCTAGAAATAAATGATCTGATCGAAATCAGAAATGAAGAGATCATCCCCTGCGATGCCGTACTGATGAGCACAGAGGCCTTGATAGATTACAGTTTTGTATCAGGAGAATCAGCTCCGAACCTCGTGACTGAAGGGGCTAAACTCTATGCGGGCGGCAAAATAAAGGGGGCTTCTGCTCAAATGACAGTGATCAAACCCGTCTCTCAAAGCTACCTTACCCAGCTCTGGAACCACTCCTCATTCGACGAAGCAAAATCAGGAGATACTCCTTCGTTGATCGATCAGGTCAGTAGATACTTTACACCTATCGTATTGTGCATTGCTTTGGTTGCAGGTATCTATTGGTCGTTCGCGGATAGCTCCAAAGTACTGTTTGTTGTTTCTTCAGTTTTGATTGTGGCCTGTCCATGTGCACTCGCGCTAGCGGCACCCTTCACGCTCAGTGCCACTATGAATACTTTGGGTCAGTGCAAAATGTACCTGAAAGGTACGGCAGTTATAGAAAAGCTTTGGGAAATCAGAAAAATCGTATTCGACAAAACAGGAACCATCACCACTGGCGACAATCAAAATATCGAATGGCATGGTCGAACTTTAGCACCAGCTGAAAGAGCGGCTATCATGGCTCTAGCAAGCCAATCTGTGCACCCACTTAGCATGCAGCTACACGCCCACTTGCATCGGGGCGAACCTGTACAAACAGTCTCTGGCTACCAAGAAGAAAAAAGCAAAGGCCTATCCGGTATTATAAATAATCAATCGGTCAAAATGGGATCTGCCAGTTTCGTAGGCACCACCACTCCCGCCTCCGACGGTGCAGTCATCGCCATAGCTATCAACGAAGAAGTACTGGGCTATTACCTCATACAAAGCAAATACCGAACAGGGCTCAAAGCCATGATCGACCAACTCGCTACGCGCTTTAGTTTTGCCGTACTATCAGGGGACAACGAGACCGAAAAGCAGAACCTAACCGCATTATTTCCTAGGCATACACCACTTGCGTTCAATCAAAGTCCGGAAGACAAACTACAAGCCATACAAGCCTTCGAATATCAGGAGAAAACCATCATGATCGGCGACGGGCTCAACGACGCAGGCGCTTTAAAAGCCAGCTATGTAGGCATCTCAGTAGCAGAAAACATGTCCAGCTTCACCCCTGCCAGTGATGTCATCATCATGGGCAATCAACTGACAAAATTGCCTCAGTTTCTCAAGCTCGTTCATCAATCCAAAAAGATAATCCTCGCAGGCTTCATGGTTTCGTTTGGTTACAATATCGTTGGGTTATCTTTGGCTGTGGCTGGCTACATCACACCAGTGATCGCCGCCATACTGATGCCTGTAAGTAGCATTTCGGTTGTGTTATTATCTACACTTGGTGTAAAATATTTGAGTAGTAGACTAAAACTAAAAGCATGA
- a CDS encoding FixH family protein produces MNWPRSIILAFVLFAGLVITMVVISMKHEVNLVAHNYYEEELAYQDQIDRIQNFNDLADKPTIIRRGEEIIVTFPIHLASEIQSGEIHFFRPSDNSIDKKIELKLDQAYSQSFPTNGLGKGLWKTKLRWKSNDKEYFSEQRFVL; encoded by the coding sequence ATGAATTGGCCACGTAGCATCATATTAGCCTTCGTCTTGTTTGCTGGATTAGTCATCACTATGGTGGTCATTTCTATGAAGCACGAAGTGAATTTAGTCGCACATAATTATTATGAAGAAGAATTGGCCTATCAAGACCAAATCGATAGAATTCAGAATTTCAATGATCTAGCAGACAAGCCCACCATCATCAGACGTGGAGAAGAGATCATAGTGACTTTTCCTATCCATTTGGCTAGCGAAATACAATCTGGAGAAATTCATTTCTTTCGACCATCGGACAATTCGATAGATAAGAAAATCGAACTAAAACTGGATCAGGCTTATAGCCAGTCTTTCCCTACGAATGGTTTAGGCAAAGGGCTTTGGAAAACAAAACTCCGTTGGAAATCTAACGACAAGGAATATTTCTCCGAACAAAGATTCGTACTGTAA
- the hemN gene encoding oxygen-independent coproporphyrinogen III oxidase, which produces MATTLTRKYNVPGPRYTSYPSVPFWQKKIDLEGWKSKIKDTFRLTNKSNGISLYIHLPFCESLCTYCGCTTRITINHAVEKPYIDTVLKEWKLYLDLLEDVPEIAEIHLGGGTPTFFSPQNLTYLIEGITQTCVMKAAAEFSFEAHPNNTTDTHLKTLYNLGFRRVSFGIQDFDSQVQQIINRVQTYEQVQKVVDSARAIGYTSINFDLIYGLPLQTLTSISDTCTKVATLQPDRIAFYSYAHVPWIKPGQRMFTEADLPSHESKRSLYELGKQMLTNMGYQEIGMDHFSLPDEALFRAANEGHMHRNFMGYTTQHSLLSIGLGVSAIGDAWSAYGQNLKKVEEYKKAVISNEFPIFKTHLLNDEEAYIRQHITQLMCKFETSWSPADPHAHLLNHVENQLQEMIADELVIATSNHLLITTKGRPFVRNVCMALDIYLKPNRSSQPQFSSTI; this is translated from the coding sequence ATGGCAACTACACTCACACGCAAATATAACGTACCTGGCCCCAGATATACCAGCTACCCTAGTGTCCCCTTTTGGCAAAAGAAAATAGACCTTGAAGGCTGGAAAAGTAAAATCAAAGACACTTTCCGTCTGACCAACAAATCCAATGGGATCAGCTTATACATTCACTTGCCATTTTGCGAAAGCTTATGTACCTACTGTGGGTGCACCACAAGAATCACAATCAACCATGCCGTAGAAAAACCTTATATCGACACTGTACTCAAAGAATGGAAACTATATCTCGACCTGCTAGAAGACGTACCTGAAATTGCTGAAATACACTTAGGCGGAGGCACTCCTACTTTCTTTAGTCCGCAAAACCTAACCTACCTGATCGAAGGAATCACCCAGACATGTGTGATGAAAGCAGCTGCCGAATTTAGTTTTGAAGCTCACCCAAACAATACCACCGACACACACCTAAAAACCCTTTATAACTTAGGTTTTCGTCGAGTAAGTTTTGGTATTCAGGATTTTGACTCTCAGGTACAACAAATTATTAATCGAGTGCAAACTTATGAGCAAGTACAAAAAGTGGTCGACTCTGCCAGAGCCATTGGTTATACTTCTATCAACTTCGATTTGATCTATGGTCTACCCTTGCAGACGCTCACAAGTATATCAGATACTTGTACAAAAGTAGCCACACTCCAACCCGACCGCATCGCCTTCTACAGCTACGCCCATGTACCCTGGATCAAACCTGGCCAACGCATGTTTACCGAAGCAGACTTGCCCAGCCATGAAAGCAAACGAAGTCTATATGAACTAGGCAAGCAAATGCTCACAAACATGGGCTATCAAGAAATAGGTATGGATCATTTTTCACTACCAGACGAAGCGCTATTCAGAGCTGCTAATGAAGGCCACATGCACCGAAACTTCATGGGCTACACCACACAACACAGTCTGTTGTCTATAGGTCTAGGCGTATCTGCCATTGGCGATGCTTGGTCTGCCTATGGGCAAAATCTGAAAAAAGTAGAAGAATATAAAAAAGCAGTAATATCTAATGAATTTCCCATTTTCAAAACCCACCTACTCAATGATGAGGAAGCTTATATCCGCCAACACATCACCCAACTGATGTGCAAATTTGAAACGAGCTGGTCTCCAGCGGATCCTCACGCACACTTGTTAAATCATGTAGAAAACCAACTGCAAGAAATGATCGCTGACGAGCTCGTCATTGCGACTTCAAATCATCTATTGATAACGACAAAAGGCAGGCCGTTTGTAAGGAATGTATGCATGGCATTGGATATCTATCTAAAACCCAACCGATCTAGCCAACCACAGTTTAGCAGCACTATCTAA
- the ccoG gene encoding cytochrome c oxidase accessory protein CcoG, with protein MENHYQFEEEYRDTIATVDESGKRIWVYPKKPKGKYHNYRIGVTVVLLGLLFAGPFITIGGRPMLLLNIFERKFIILGQAFWPQDFFLLALLAVTFFVFIILFTVAFGRVWCGWACPQTLFMEMVFRKIEYWIEGDANQQRKLNTAPWSASKIWKKSLKHFIFLAVAILISHTVMAYLIGVDEVIAIISQPPTAHMSGFIGLVTFTGIFYWVFAYFREQACVAVCPYGRLQSVLIVKDTMAVMYDWLRGEPRSKLKKTDQTTAAGDCIDCKLCVHACPTGIDIRNGTQLECVNCTACMDACDEVMYKINKPEGLIRLSSHTAIETGQKKLFTPRIAGYSVVLLALVTFLSFMLISRSEVEITVLKVPGTLYQKTDDGQISNLYNIQFINKTFEDMELELKVLDNSHAQIDRVGTQRIIIPANDKYEGVFFIKMPPHTIYKAKFSVEIGVFRNGELIDEINTKFLGPVNMK; from the coding sequence ATGGAAAACCATTATCAATTTGAGGAGGAATACAGAGACACCATCGCCACTGTAGACGAGTCTGGTAAGCGTATTTGGGTCTACCCCAAAAAGCCCAAAGGCAAGTATCACAACTATCGGATAGGGGTTACTGTAGTTCTCCTTGGATTGCTCTTCGCAGGCCCCTTCATCACCATCGGTGGCCGTCCAATGCTTCTACTCAATATTTTCGAACGCAAGTTCATCATCTTGGGGCAGGCCTTCTGGCCACAAGATTTTTTCCTACTGGCCTTACTGGCCGTTACCTTTTTTGTATTCATCATCTTATTCACTGTAGCCTTTGGACGAGTATGGTGCGGATGGGCTTGTCCACAAACACTGTTTATGGAAATGGTCTTTAGAAAGATCGAATACTGGATAGAAGGCGATGCCAATCAACAAAGAAAACTAAATACTGCGCCTTGGAGTGCCAGCAAAATTTGGAAAAAGTCATTGAAGCATTTCATCTTTCTGGCAGTTGCGATCCTCATTTCGCATACTGTAATGGCCTACCTTATAGGTGTAGACGAAGTGATTGCGATCATATCTCAGCCACCTACCGCACACATGAGTGGGTTTATTGGGCTGGTCACTTTTACTGGTATCTTCTATTGGGTATTTGCCTACTTTAGAGAACAGGCCTGTGTGGCCGTGTGCCCTTATGGGCGGCTACAGAGTGTGTTGATCGTAAAAGACACCATGGCCGTGATGTATGATTGGCTACGTGGTGAGCCCAGATCTAAACTGAAAAAAACAGACCAAACAACAGCAGCAGGAGACTGCATCGATTGTAAGCTATGCGTACACGCCTGTCCTACAGGCATTGACATTAGAAATGGCACACAGCTAGAATGTGTAAACTGTACCGCCTGTATGGATGCTTGTGATGAGGTCATGTACAAAATCAATAAACCAGAAGGTCTAATTCGATTGTCGTCACATACCGCTATAGAAACTGGGCAAAAGAAATTGTTTACCCCCAGAATAGCTGGATATTCTGTAGTACTACTAGCCTTAGTCACCTTCTTATCTTTTATGCTCATATCTAGATCAGAAGTAGAAATTACAGTTTTGAAGGTCCCTGGTACGCTATACCAAAAAACAGACGATGGTCAGATATCGAACCTATACAACATACAGTTTATCAACAAAACTTTTGAAGACATGGAACTAGAGTTAAAGGTGCTAGACAACTCTCATGCTCAAATAGACCGTGTAGGTACACAACGCATCATCATCCCTGCTAATGACAAATATGAGGGAGTGTTTTTTATTAAAATGCCACCACATACTATCTACAAAGCTAAATTCAGCGTAGAGATAGGCGTATTTAGAAATGGAGAATTGATAGACGAAATAAACACTAAATTTTTGGGACCTGTAAATATGAAATAA
- a CDS encoding cytochrome C oxidase Cbb3 translates to MFKYYFEQVNGVEIWPIISLSIFFIFFVGLLWWVYKGVDNSYIDEMKNLPITKTPKS, encoded by the coding sequence ATGTTTAAATACTATTTCGAACAAGTAAATGGTGTGGAAATATGGCCAATTATTTCCCTATCCATCTTTTTCATCTTCTTTGTAGGACTGCTTTGGTGGGTATACAAAGGCGTCGACAATTCATATATCGACGAAATGAAAAACTTACCCATTACCAAAACACCTAAATCTTAA
- a CDS encoding sulfite exporter TauE/SafE family protein: MYWTALFLGFVGSLHCVVMCGPIALSMAGQQSLSRFLISRLLYNMGRIVTYAGIGLVFGLLGEWVALGGYQQAFSIVIGLFMILLAIGLSSSAKGKLYQPLYKLTQGLKNKLGKWIKSSKLMGTFFFGVLNGFLPCGLVYAAVAGALATTDLSNGLWYMVVFGLGTVPAMLFISISGRAFKSFSFVSFTRLSTFFVFVLGCLLVIRGLNLNIPYLSPAIAYLYPTTDITVCR, encoded by the coding sequence ATGTACTGGACAGCCTTATTTCTTGGATTTGTGGGCAGCCTACACTGCGTCGTGATGTGCGGACCAATCGCCCTCAGTATGGCGGGTCAACAATCGCTCTCTAGGTTCTTAATTAGTCGTCTTTTGTACAACATGGGTCGGATCGTTACCTATGCGGGTATCGGTTTGGTATTTGGTCTGCTAGGCGAATGGGTTGCTTTAGGCGGATATCAGCAAGCATTTTCAATCGTCATTGGCTTATTCATGATCCTTTTGGCCATAGGACTTAGCTCTTCGGCCAAAGGAAAATTGTACCAACCCTTGTACAAACTCACCCAGGGTTTGAAAAACAAACTGGGCAAATGGATAAAGTCTAGTAAGCTCATGGGCACTTTCTTTTTTGGCGTTTTAAATGGTTTCTTACCTTGTGGATTGGTCTATGCAGCTGTAGCAGGTGCACTGGCTACTACAGATCTATCAAACGGCCTTTGGTATATGGTCGTCTTTGGGCTCGGTACGGTACCTGCTATGCTTTTTATATCTATCTCAGGACGAGCCTTCAAAAGCTTTTCATTTGTTTCCTTCACTCGGCTTTCTACTTTCTTCGTATTTGTTTTAGGTTGTCTATTAGTGATTCGAGGACTGAATTTGAACATCCCCTACCTCAGTCCCGCCATCGCCTATTTATATCCTACCACCGACATCACCGTTTGCAGATAA